One part of the Esox lucius isolate fEsoLuc1 chromosome 10, fEsoLuc1.pri, whole genome shotgun sequence genome encodes these proteins:
- the LOC105022824 gene encoding aspartate and serine-rich protein-like, with protein sequence MSSEMSDGNMNMTGHAIDDDNKQLEIHCEGRCDVKIFYPSAEEDSADKDDSDEDKDSSSAEEKDSNSKQNSKANKDSDSKDSEYDSKDDSKDDSKDDSKDESGAESDPNSEDDTKSEDSDDSMMKESEILMILTRMIRTRMTGTHANTSPGNHSLGRAHKKHRIR encoded by the exons ATGTCATCCGAGATGTCCGATGGGAATATGA ATATGACCGGTCATGCAATAGATGATGACAACAAACAACTGGAGATTCATTGTGAGGGAAGATGTGATGTTAAGATATTTTACCCGTCAGCTGAAGAAGACTCTGCTG ACAAAGATGACAGTGATGAAGATAAGGACAGTTCTTCTGCTGAAGAGAAGGACAGCAACAGCAAACAAAACTCCAAAGCAAACAAAGACAGTGACAGCAAAGACAGTGAGTATGACAGCAAGGATGACAGCAAGGATGACAGCAAGGATGATAGCAAAGATGAGAGTGGTGCTGAATCAGACCCAAACAGCGAAGATGACACCAAGTCAGAGGACTCTGATGATAGCATGATGAAAGAATCTGAG ATCCTGATGATTCTGACAAGGATGATAAGGACAAGGATGACTG GCACTCATGCTAACACCAGCCCCGGCAACCATTCTCTGGGTAGAGcccacaaaaaacacagaatcAGATAG
- the LOC105022827 gene encoding dentin sialophosphoprotein-like translates to MLSRTLTICFILALAGLVIPAPVNDGDTDMGTTGSPDAPDSVDLDKSLENNLTESSEINSKESSEINSKESSEINSKESSEINSKESSEINSKESSEINSKESSESNSTESSESNSTDDHKDNSSDSSKSEDSSEEKDDKEDAVESDKDSSDDDKEDSSDSVDADDASKDGPVPITPFSE, encoded by the exons ATGCTGTCACG TACATTAACTATTTGTTTCATCTTGGCTTTGGCTGGCCTGGTTATCCCAGCCCCCGTTAATG ATGGAGATACAGACATGGGAACCACAGGCAGTCCTGATGCCCCAG ACTCAGTAGATCTGGACAAGTCTCTAGAAAATAACTTAACAGAGTCTTCAGAAATTAACTCCAAAGAGTCTTCAGAAATTAACTCCAAAGAGTCTTCAGAAATTAACTCCAAAGAGTCTTCAGAAATTAACTCCAAAGAGTCTTCAGAAATTAACTCCAAAGAGTCTTCAGAAATTAACTCCAAAGAGTCTTCAGAAAGTAACTCCACAGAGTCTTCAGAAAGTAACTCCACAG ATGACCATAAAGACAACTCCTCTGATTCTTCTAAATCAGAGGATTCCTCAGAGG AAAAGGATGACAAGGAAGATGCTGTAGAGTCAGACAAAGATTCTTCTG ATGACGATAAAGAGGATTCCTCTGATTCCGTTGACGCTGATGACGCTTCTAAGG ATGGGCCTGTTCCTATCACCCCATTCTCTGAGTAG